A genome region from Meriones unguiculatus strain TT.TT164.6M chromosome 2, Bangor_MerUng_6.1, whole genome shotgun sequence includes the following:
- the Gramd2b gene encoding GRAM domain-containing protein 2B isoform X2 — protein MTELQQEVEDNKPAKVLVKREGKVGQAHSEAENGVEDRKRSSKSPTAQSPTSSLEAESPDQKRSIGLWSKSSFDGSNLLSDKNESKAESKTDPKTERKKSSSSSQYKANMHFHKLFLDVPTEEPLRQSFTCALQKEILYQGKLFVSENWICFHSKVFGKDTKISIPAFSVTLIKKTKTALLVPNALIIATVTDRYIFVSLLSRDSTYKLLKSVCGHLENSSVGNSPNPSSAKNSFRTDRPSSLPLDFNDEFSDLDGVVQHRRQDMEGYSSSGSQTPESENSRDFHVTESQTVLNVTKGETKPPRTDAHGNRVPDGKAKSLPAHGQSETNGILHKVKSQKCPTLRHILIFYAVIVCALIISTCYMRYRINTLEERLGSLTSIMDPHSAEQTPPSRLGSQVQLNVEALCQELTANIVKLEKIQNNLQKLLENGD, from the exons ctCAGAGGCTGAGAATGGTGTGGAGGACAGAAAGAGGAGCAGCAAGTCGCCAACAGCCCAATCCCCTACCTCATCTTTGGAGGCCGAGTCCCCGGACCAGAAGAGAAGCATCGGCCTGTG GTCAAAATCCAGTTTTGATGGTTCCAATTTGTTGAGTGATAAGAATGAGTCTAAAGCCGAAAGCAAGACTGACCctaagactgaaagaaaaaagtcttCATCTTCCAGCCAG TACAAAGCGAACATGCACTTTCATAAGTTATTCCTTGATGTCCCAACTGAAGAGCCACTGAGGCAAA GCTTTACTTGTGCTCTCCAGAAGGAAATCCTGTACCAGGGGAAGCTCTTCGTGTCAGAAAACTGGATTTGTTTTCATTCCAAAGTCTTTGGAAAAGACACTAAG ATCTCCATCCCAGCTTTCTCTGTGACCCTGATCAAGAAAACCAAAACCGCCCTTCTGGTGCCAAATGCCCTGATCATAGCGACAGTCACAGACAGG TATATATTCGTCTCCTTACTCTCCAGAGATTCAACATACAAACTGCTAAAATCTGTGTGCGGACACTTAGAG AACTCGAGTGTCGGTAACAGTCCCAACCCATCTTCTGCCAAAAACAGTTTCCGGACCGATCGCCCTTCGTCTCTGCCTCTG GATTTCAATGATGAATTCTCAGACCTGGACGGAGTGGTTCAACACCGAAGGCAAGACATGGAAGGATACAGCAGCTCAGGCTCTCAGACGCCAGAATCTGAGAACTCCCGAG ACTTCCATGTGACCGAATCTCAAACAGTTCTGAATGTTACCAAGGGAGAAACAAAGCCACCTCGGACAGATGCTCACGGGAACAGAGTGCCCGATGGAAAAGCCAAGAGCCTGCCTGCGCATG GTCAATCAGAAACTAATGGGATTCTGCATAAAGTCAAGTCTCAGAAATGCCCAACTCTCCGCCATATTCTTATATTCTATGCAGTCAT TGTCTGTGCACTGATCATCTCAACCTGCTACATGAGATACAGAATTAACACTTTGGAGGAGCGGCTGGGGTCCCTGACGTCCATTATGGATCCCCACAGTGCTGA GCAGACACCCCCATCGCGCCTGGGATCGCAAGTACAGTTGAATGTGGAAGCCCTCTGCCAAGAGCTTACAGCTAACATAGTGAAATTAGAAAAG